In Spirobacillus cienkowskii, a genomic segment contains:
- a CDS encoding POTRA domain-containing protein — MSLIYIYKILNRKLQVIIKIFFLLLTFNFNTFATEYNETNKNFLQKTLTTEEAEGLTINSIKTEGNNRTSDDIILLNFDFKEGETFTNQKIKNSIQNLKNLQIFLSIQYKIYKSIDNPQKIDIVLEFDEKWTLLPYVLFGSGGGVSYYLLGMFDTNFIGRFYTLNFTYGCKSQNCSTYLFFRNPNVFGYPFNIVTYLTLENNVFKKYNEQRKVIGSFTNHKNNINMFSDFKINPSFMLGLGFVYTSIYTDEKGLSESENTTNKVNNFNFPKKIDAFSLQTRLTIGKINHDNLKSDGLVLTTIFDTTVGIAKELTNNYNAINNNLLYYNSNLKIGSFHIPLPSQSYLAIRANISINTSEIETMHYYIGGLDKIRGFYDGEFSGNFSWFSNIELRIPSYINQYIAIQHALFSDAGYASTNLNELFSNKIGLSIGTGIRIIPLKVNRVALRFDLAYTLNPFNTYGFSFGLLQFF, encoded by the coding sequence GTGTCTTTAATTTATATATATAAAATCCTAAACCGTAAATTACAAGTAATAATTAAAATATTTTTTTTATTGTTAACTTTTAATTTTAATACTTTTGCTACAGAATACAACGAGACTAACAAAAATTTTCTTCAAAAAACACTTACTACAGAAGAAGCAGAAGGTTTAACTATAAATTCTATTAAAACAGAAGGTAACAATAGAACCAGTGATGATATTATTTTATTGAATTTCGACTTTAAAGAAGGAGAGACATTTACAAATCAAAAAATAAAAAATTCAATACAAAATTTAAAAAATTTGCAAATTTTTTTATCAATTCAATATAAAATATATAAATCTATTGATAATCCCCAAAAAATCGATATTGTCTTAGAATTTGATGAAAAATGGACTTTATTACCTTATGTTCTTTTTGGATCTGGTGGTGGAGTTTCTTATTATCTTTTAGGAATGTTTGATACCAATTTTATTGGCAGATTCTATACACTAAATTTTACATATGGCTGCAAAAGTCAAAATTGTTCGACGTATTTATTTTTTAGAAACCCTAATGTATTTGGTTATCCATTTAACATAGTTACTTACCTAACACTTGAAAACAACGTTTTTAAAAAATATAACGAGCAAAGAAAGGTTATAGGATCTTTTACAAATCATAAAAATAATATTAATATGTTTTCTGATTTTAAAATAAATCCTTCTTTTATGCTTGGATTAGGATTTGTATACACAAGTATTTATACAGATGAAAAAGGACTTTCTGAATCTGAAAATACAACTAATAAAGTAAACAATTTTAATTTTCCAAAAAAAATTGATGCTTTTTCTTTACAAACAAGGCTGACTATTGGAAAAATTAATCATGATAATTTAAAGTCTGATGGTTTAGTTTTAACAACTATTTTTGATACAACTGTTGGAATAGCTAAAGAATTAACAAATAATTACAATGCCATTAATAATAACTTACTTTACTATAATTCAAACTTAAAAATTGGCTCTTTTCACATTCCTCTTCCAAGCCAATCTTATCTCGCAATTCGTGCTAATATAAGCATAAACACAAGCGAAATTGAAACAATGCATTATTATATTGGAGGCCTCGACAAAATTCGCGGATTTTATGATGGCGAGTTTTCAGGAAATTTTAGTTGGTTTAGCAACATCGAACTTCGCATACCAAGTTATATAAATCAGTACATTGCAATTCAGCATGCATTGTTTTCTGACGCAGGATATGCAAGCACAAACCTCAATGAGCTATTCTCTAACAAGATAGGCTTAAGTATTGGAACAGGTATTAGAATAATTCCATTAAAAGTAAACAGAGTTGCGCTCAGGTTTGATTTAGCCTATACGCTCAATCCCTTTAACACTTATGGCTTTAGTTTTGGTTTGCTTCAATTTTTTTAA
- a CDS encoding TetR/AcrR family transcriptional regulator yields the protein MSRSDLASERKIQIINATIECITRYGYSNFSMQDVAKVADVSKGIIHYYFLNKEDLMMTVLDHVSSDIEKLLQSTEINSDPVTRLSNAVWMCASVVQNKREYYRINMDFWTLIDQKEKVRQEVASHYAKFRNSIAMIIQHGINLGVFRNGDANQYASMIIAMIDGIALQWLFDESVFQNYDDIIKFSEEAMLNFLVVKT from the coding sequence ATGAGCCGCTCCGACCTCGCATCAGAAAGAAAAATTCAAATCATTAATGCAACTATAGAATGTATCACTCGTTACGGATATAGCAATTTTTCAATGCAAGATGTTGCTAAAGTTGCCGATGTATCAAAAGGAATTATTCATTACTATTTTTTAAATAAAGAAGATTTAATGATGACTGTCTTAGATCATGTTAGTAGTGATATTGAAAAACTGCTGCAATCAACAGAAATCAACTCAGATCCCGTAACTCGTCTTTCTAATGCAGTATGGATGTGCGCAAGTGTTGTGCAAAATAAACGAGAATATTATAGAATAAACATGGATTTTTGGACATTAATCGATCAAAAAGAAAAAGTGCGTCAAGAAGTTGCTAGCCATTATGCAAAATTTAGAAATTCAATTGCTATGATAATTCAACATGGCATAAATCTTGGCGTATTTCGTAATGGTGATGCAAATCAATATGCAAGTATGATTATTGCAATGATCGATGGAATAGCCTTACAATGGTTATTTGATGAAAGCGTTTTTCAAAATTACGATGATATCATAAAATTTAGTGAAGAGGCTATGCTTAATTTTTTAGTAGTAAAAACTTAA